The following nucleotide sequence is from Odocoileus virginianus isolate 20LAN1187 ecotype Illinois chromosome 18, Ovbor_1.2, whole genome shotgun sequence.
AAACTGCATAACTGAATGTTAACTGgctatatttaattttgttttcgtTTTTAGAGTTTTCAAATGCTTCAAGTATTTTTcgaatttgttcatatttttaaaataaaactttcagaatAGTGCActtaagttttatatttaacttaCAAAGCTTTCACCTACCTCCGGAGTATCAATATCTTGAACAGGTGAATCTCCTCCATCATCATcactcccttttctctttctcctgtttCGCACGCTCTGAATTAAGTTTTTATGATAATCACAAATGTAAAGATGTCTTGCCTGAAACAGAAGAGTTTCACAGACTATTTATGATCACAGGAAAATGTGTCTATGTATTAGTAAAATACATAGTTACGgtgaattattaaaaatataaacattagtaACAGGCCATTGTTAAGACAACGCACATTTCTTGCTACTCTTAAGTTCTAAACCCAGTTAAAACATATCATGTCTAGCAATATTGTTAAAGAggactggggggtggggcagggagaagggcCAGTAACGGAagggagagaagcagagaaggagaaattcCTACGCTCTGGATTCTGTCATCAAATTGCAGCGATGGTGAACTAGATTAGTTCAGCTATGccgttttttttaaacaagcgaAAAATGATGCTGGCCACAGTTTTGCTATTTGAATAgtattttctttacttaaaagcgcatttaaaaaaagttaacacCATAGTGAATGCTTCCTAATCTAACTTAATACTCAAATTATAATCCAGACACAAAACCATCcactttttacaaataaattgaTTTCACATCCTtactaaatttaaatttgaattatgaACTTTCCTGAGtattaaataaaagcatttatttataatACGTTTTTCCAACCAAAACTATGTGAAATGATTCAAGTATACCTGGAAAGTTTCTCAAGTACAGAGCTGACTGAATAGGCAAAATGTATCCCAAATACAGTTCTCAAAAACGTTAATTACATAGTTCTGAGAGCTGTACGGTAGCCTCTGAAATACTGGGCATTGTACATCAGcagttacttctttaaaaaaaattgagagtgAGCTAACAGGTTTTCAAATTAAACTTTGAGCTAAAGTGCAAGTTAAGAAGATGCAGGACGTGTGCTGGTTCTCACATCTTGTGATTTATTACCGCTCCCCAGGGCTCGGAAAAGCGGAAACGGTCGTTTCTAAAAACCTCATAGATGGTCAGAGGAACAGACCTGTGAAAGGACGAAGAAAGAAACCCTGATGGCTGCCAAACGGAGGGCTAACCCGCAGCGGCTGCCCGCTCCCCACGTCTTGAGCAGCAGCCCTAGATGATGACACGGCCGCGCGGCTCGCAGCCGGGGGTCCCCCACCCCGCACCCGCGGGACCCGGGACAGGGTCCTAGTCGCCCGCAGCGTCCGGTCCTGGCTGATCTCCACTCCTGGACCGGGGAAGCTACCGCTCGGGCTGCAAAACAAAGAAGGTAACTCGGTTCCAGAAGGAGCCGTGGGTTGCAGGACAGCTACTCTGGGTTCTCGGCGCGGCCGCCCCCTTTGTTTCACTACCGACCCCCGCAGAGGAGTGGAGGCCCTGCGCGGGTGGGGGCGCTGGAGCGGGTCCCGGGGGCGCGAGAGTGTCTACTGCGGACGGCGGGCCGAGTTGCAGcactttgttgtttgtttcctccTACTAGGGACCCCGGAACGGGAACGCGAGGCACCCAGGTCTGGGGCTCCCGCACCTCCACCGACATGCGTCTGCTCCTCTCCCCGAGCGCCCCTGGGTGCGGGCAGAGCAGATTCGTACCGCCGTCACTTACGCTCTTATCCAACTCGATCTTCACCTTCTTCTGGGAGATGCTCTTCTGGATCCTCTTGCTGAAGCTGGCGTTGCCGGCAGCCCGGCCGCACCGCTCGCCGTCCTCGCGCAGACAGCACAGCTGCCCGGGGCCCGGCCCTGCCGCTCCCGGCGGCCCCGCCGCCGAGACAGCCCCTGCGCCCGGCACCTCGGTCCCGGCGCCAGCCCCAGCCCCGTTCCCGGCTGAcgcagcggcggcagcagcggcgACCACGGCGGCCACAGCGGCGGCCGCGTCCCCGCCACGGCTCATGTCCTCGGGAGTGAAGCCGTTCATGTTCCCGCACTCGCAGCGCCGCACTGACAGAAGCCCTGCTCTCGCGCCGCCTGCCTCTCTGGATGCCGGGGGTCTCGGCGGTCCCTCGCACCTGCTTGGCGTAGACTACTAACTCTGAGCCAGGGTCCTCCGGCCAAGACCACGGGGTCCCGGCCTGCTGGTGTCTGCAGGCACAGGGTCAGTGGACGGGGCGTGGGATCAGGAACTGGAATCTGGCGTCGCCAGGAGCTGGGACGCCGCTCACTGACACATGGAGACTCCTCAGCAGTTGGACCTCGATACCTCCGCCTCCCTTCGACCCTCGATCTGCGCAAGCGCGTTGCGCCGTTGCCCGTCCCGCCCCTTCCACTCTGCCCGCAAGGCACCACGGGAATTGTAGTTCTCTTTTGGGGAGCCAACCTGAGCTCCACTCTGACATCGAGCTTCAAGGTTTAAGGGAACTACTTACCCCAGCATTCATCGCGCGGAGGCGGAGCTGGATTTTTTTTCGGTAATACATTGAGAAAACAGGGACGTGTGGTTGGAAGGGGTTGCTCCCGGGAAGTTGAGCTGTGTTTAGCTCCTGGATTTTGCAGAGCTGGCACTTTAGACGAAGAGGTCACTTAACTCCTGAAGCGAAGCACAAAAGGCGGGAGGCGGGGTAGGAGGGGAGGGGATGCGAGGGTAGGAAGGGAGGGGTTGAAAGGGGAGGGaaggtgtggggaaaaaaagttttgggCCCTTTTTGTATCTGTGAAAAAGTTTTTGATGTAAATACGTcttttgtggggcttcccaagtggctcagtggtaaagaatccgcctgccaaatgcaggagacatgagttcgacccctggatggggaagagcccctggaaaaggaaacccGCTCCAGTGCTGTTGCCTGAAaaagcccatagacagaggagcctggcgggctacagtctgtggggttgtaagagtcagacacgacttagcaactaaacgttTTTGTGGGAAACCCAAACCAAGGAAAACGGCGCTCTGGCAGTTTTTGGGTCCCAGAGGTCCCATGTCTAAACCTGGGTCTGGGTAGCGGCTCTTCCGACTGACACCCGAGATGGTCCATCAGAGCGCCTGTGGGGGCGGTGGGAAGGGCGGGGAGACGTGCGTCCCAACCTCCCCTTCGGCAGGAGGACTGGAGGTTCTCCAGATCCGAGCATTGTCCGTGCGAGGATCGCGCTGGCTTGCGGGGCGCACTCTATCTACGGCCTCCTGAGGTGGAGCTCTGAACGAGTGGACTTAAAAGGGCTGCTTTCCGCCTCCAGCCCGGGCATCTCCACTTTGTCCTCGAAGGAACCGGGAACCTGTCTAAtaacacttgaaaaataaaaagcagaaccCCTCCGAGTTCTGGTCAGCCACGAGCTCCCAGAGACCGAAGGCGCGCGCTCGGCCGAGCGCCGGGAAAGTGGCGCTTCGGGCTCGTGAGCGCGCGCACGCGTGTGTCTCTGTACGTGtctgtgtgcgcgcgcgtgtgaaTGTACGTGTGTACGCCTGCTTGTGGAGGGCGGTGTGGAAGGTTGGGAGTGGCTGGTACGAGAGCTACACCTTTGCTAATGGTAGCGCGTCATTTATCAGTACGTATATCCTGTTCAATCCCATTgtttaaacaaaaatagaaagcaGTAGGGTTTTTTTGAAAGCTCTTTTGTATTTGCTGAGTAAACTGAGTGAtagatgagtttttaaaaatgtaaactttcATCCACCCTGAAATTCACAGCCATCCAGCCCGTCTGTGCACTTCCACTcaaaagaaacagcaaaggaagaaaaacattttaaataaatttagtgGGCAAAAGATGCTGAATGGTGagtgttgtgttttcttttcaagcTGCGCCGTCCAATAGGGTGTCTGCTTGCCTTATTGGGCTATATCGAGCACTTTAAATGCGGTTAATTGTGAATGAAAAactgaattgttcattttaattcattaaaaaattttaaactgattTCACTTATTGGAAAACTTCTAAATATGTTTGTAACAATCTATTTTTTCGACTTAAATGTTAAGTCTAAACTTAAAACCTGAACTGAGATATGCCAGTATATATCAACTACCAGCaggatttcaaagacttagtaacatttttcttaagaatatttagtaattttttttacattaattacAAGTTCAAATTATATTTTCGCTgtactgggttaaataaaatataatattaaaattgacTTGTTTCTACTTTGCAAAATATGCCTACTGTGAGATTTAAAACTACACATATAGCTCACATTGTTTATATTAGATATTGTTGGCTTAAAGTATTAAAATGCAGAATACTACTTCTTGTTTATGGATATggtttcttaaataataaaaatgagaatatatgAACAGGATGGACCAACTTCAGAGTGGTGGTCATGTTAGGAGAAGCCAATGGATTAACATCTGGGAATGGCTGAAAGGTGGTTTCCATTTACAATCTAAAGCAGACATGATATTAGGATGTTAGATTTTCATATTTTGGgtacttttatataatttaaaataatttataatactgtgtGGTTCTTGCCCTTTAAAAGTTTATAACCTATCTTCTGCAAATATGATCAAATCAGTTCATGTATGGTATAGTTATATATcagtttcatatgaattttacTAGTGATAAACTGACTATGCCTCCTTTACATAGAGACAAtgcaatgtttttaaaagttccaaTCAAATACTCATTTATTGGCATGCCAGGATCTTTTCTGGGCCCTTGGGATAGAAAAATAATTGGGAGAGGGTACTAATCATTTTGGAGCTCAGCCTAAATGGGGAGACAGGTAGCTTAACAAGCACATGATACTTGCTGCTGAAAACGAATGTTTGGGTCCCCACAAAATTTTTATGTTGAAACCAAATCCTTGTGATGAGATCTGAAGGTCAGGTCTTTAGGAGGTGATTAGGCCATAAGAGTGGAgcccccaggagtgggattagtgccctaGAAAAGAGGCTCTAGAAAGCAACCTCATTCCTTCTGCCATCCATGTCAGAAGATTGCCACCTATTAACCAGAAAGTGGACACTCACCAGCCATGAACCTatcagcaccttgatcttggacttcccaccctccagaactgtaagaaataaatttgttttgtttataagctccccccacccacccaccccccccaaacGGTATTTTTTATAGTAGCCTAGacaacctgggcttccctggtagctcagctagtaaagaatccgcctgcaatgcaggagacactggtttgattcctgggtcaggaagttcccctggagaggcgataggctacccactccagtattcttgggctttcctggtggttcagacagtaaagaatctgcctgcaatgtgggagacctgggttcaatccctgggtgaagatcccctggaggaaggcatgacaacccaccctagtattcttgcctggagaatccccatagatagaggagcctggaagcttactgttcatggggttgcagagagtcggacacgactgagtgactaaacacacagacAAAGACACATCCCtcaataaaattaaaggaaaagtatAGACTTAGCATACAGAAGGAAATGATTCACCTCTGGCAAGTAGAAAACTGTGGAGTAGATGACATGTAAATTCACCATCCCTGATTTAAAGTTATCTCTTTAGTAAATCTGTTGTCCCTACAAAGAAATTTTCTTAACAACCATGGTTCATTGTTTATTTCTACAACTTCTCATATTCAGCAGGAGGTGTAGAAATGTTCTAAGTATAACTCAAGTCAAGGTTGGAATCAGGTTTTGGGGAGCttcaagtccatggggtcccaatgagtcagacatgacttagcaactgaacaacaacaaagtttatATAATCTGAGGGatctttaagaaaaaacataCGGAATTATGAATGCAAAATTAGATACAAGCCTTGTCCAGGTGACGGACTCTGAACCTTATGTCCATTTGCTTCATGGTAAATCTTCCTCacaagagacaaaaaagaaatatagattaaaCCTAAATAATAAGGGTATTTTTGACATCATCAAAATATTCTTTGCTTTATTAAAAGCTTTAGAGGgttcaaaatattctttaaaaaagaatttttccctGCCTTTCTTCCCTCTAAAGCTTTTAATGtgattgaatttttttctagttttactgCAAAGTAAGCAATtccataatttcaaaaatatgcaaattGGTCCTTAATCCTCACATGAACATGACTGTAAGTTCTAATGACACAAAAAGATTCAGTATGAAAAACCAAAGACCATTTCCCCTCATCTCTCCAAATCCATGTCCCTAAAAGCAACTAATGTTAATTTcctatgtttccttctaagaaaacaattatgtatatataccataaattggcttccctcatggctcagagggtaaagaatctgcctgcaatgtaggagacccaggttcaatccctggcttgagaagatcccgtggagaaggcaatgactacgcactctggtattcttacctcaagaattccatggacagaggaacctggtgggctacagtccatgggatggcaatgagttagacatgactgagtgaaaaaACATACAAGTATATACATCTTTATACAGGAATAATTCTACTTTATTGCAACTAAGATCATGCTGTTTTACTCCATGCTTTGTCCTAGTTTAAATTACAATAAGCACAGCAAAAAAAGTGCATACCACATAACTGTCCAGTTTAAGCAGTTGTGGTAAAATAACCATCCATATAACTGCAACCCAGCTCAAGAAATAGAACACTGTCAACAGGGCCAAGGCTCAGAAGGCTCAGGGCCACTGCCTCCAACTCCTTACTCTCTCCACTCTGCTTGTAGCTCGGTGATTACCATGATGAAATTCTTAACCGCTTTTTTCGAATTTGTGGGTTCTGTCGGCTCTCTCCTCACCCATCTCTGCTCTGCCTTCGCACTGAAAGCTGATGGCAGGGAGTGACTGCTGGCGTGGGCagtccctccctctccctgccaGCAAGCTGAGTGGGGAATCAGGCCCCTGAACGAGTCTGCCTTTGACCAATAAGAATCGCTGTACCCAAGGGAAAGCAACATTAAATAGCAGATTAGAACAACACTGTAGCAGGTCCAGAGACACACCAAGGAACAAAGGGGAAGATTTTTGTAGGCAGCACCACCAATCGTGCAGCCCACCCTGATTGACTGCTGGCACCCTATGTGCTCCTTTTCCCTCATAATCTTCTCCAGGCCAGCAGCAGCTGTGCTGACTTATGATGTTCACTGCCTcccttttctttataattttactgCACAGTTATGAACTCTTGAAAAGACTTTTTAgttgcctgtttttgaactttatgaAAGTGGAATAGTGTcctttgttactgttttctctgacttcactgatTTGAAGATCTGCTTGTACCTCCCTTAACTAGCTCTTTCCATTGTGGATGAATAAAATACACTTTATTTAACCCATCCTATTGTTGATGGACATAGGAGTTGGTTCCAGTTTGGGGCCATGATCATTCTTGTGCATGTGCTCTGGTATATCTGTGATCGCAGGTTAATAGGACAGGTATTGGTGAACAGAACTGCTGAATCATGTCTGAATTTCCAAACATATACATATGGTCTGGTAATTCTAAATCCTCTAAAATTTAATGAGGTTTGCTTCTTAACCAAGAAtatggttaattttttaaaatattctgtatgtagttaaaaacaatttattttctgtgttagGTTAGTGTTCTATTTATGCCCATTGGGTACTATTAAATGGACTAATCACTCATATATCCTTAGAgacttttttgtctgtttgtttcacTAAGTAAAAATAGCCCACTTAGTTTGATTTCTCTCTTTAGTTCTGTCaattcttgctttttgtatgttaAGACTATATTATTAACACATATTAAAAACTGTTATGTAAACCCAGAGCTGAACATTTTAACATTCTGTAGTGACCTTCTGATCTTAGCTTT
It contains:
- the SAP30 gene encoding histone deacetylase complex subunit SAP30 — its product is MNGFTPEDMSRGGDAAAAVAAVVAAAAAAASAGNGAGAGAGTEVPGAGAVSAAGPPGAAGPGPGQLCCLREDGERCGRAAGNASFSKRIQKSISQKKVKIELDKSARHLYICDYHKNLIQSVRNRRKRKGSDDDGGDSPVQDIDTPEVDLYQLQVNTLRRYKRHFKLPTRPGLNKAQLVEIVGCHFRSIPVNEKDTLTYFIYSVKNDKNKSDLKVDSSVH